The Paenibacillus pabuli DNA segment ACAATGATGTACCCGACCATTCTGGATGCTTTCAATGCCAATCACCTTGAACCGATTCGTTTCTTTTCCCTCCCTGTGTCAATCGTGAATTACACGCAGTCTGTCATTCCGATTATCTTGGGTGTGTGGTTGCTTAGCTACGTGTATCGCTGGGTAGACAAGATTATTCCAGGGCCGGTAAAGGTCATTTTTACATCGATGATTGTACTGGTCATTACGGTTCCAGTTCTGTTGATTGCCATCGGCCCGTTAGGCACGTACATCGGCAATTATTTGGAAATAGGTATATCTTGGCTCTTTGCCCATTCCGGTCCTTTGACGGGAATTATCCTTGGCGGCTTGATGCCATTAATCGTCATGACAGGAATGCACTATGCATTTTTCCCGGGCACACTGCAAAATTTGAGCAAACTCGGTTATGACGTGCTTTTGTTACCCATCAACCTGGTCACGAACATGAGTCAGGCTGGCGCAGTAATGGCGGTATTTCTCAAAACGAAAAACCCGAACATGAAGTCGATTGCACTGTCGAGTGGCATTTCCGCTTTACTGGGCATTACTGAACCTGCATTGTACGGAGTTACGTTAAAGTTGAAAAAACCGTTCTACGCATCAATCGTTGGTGGTGCCGTTGGCGGTGGGTTTATAACAGCAGTTGGCCTGAAATGTTTTGGTTTTGCTGTTCCCGGATTGCTATCACTGCCGTTATACATCGACCCGAAGGGGGGAATGTCCAACTTCTGGTATGCGTTAATTGGAGTCGCCATGAGTTTCATCGTTTCGTTCATCTTGACTTTGATGCTGAAATGGGATGATTCGGAACCACAGCCATTGCCTGCGTCAGACTTCCCACCGATGGAAGTGAAACCTGAAACCTTGCCGAAGGAGAACGGATTGCCAGTTACGGTTCACTCCATCGAAGAGAAGAAAGGTGAAATACAGAGTCCACTTACCGGGGAACTTGTTCCACTTTCAGAGCTTCCAGACAAAACATTTGCGGATGAGCTGACAGGTAAAGGGATTGCAATCAGACCGACAGAAGGCAAAGTGACCGCACCTTTTGATGGAACAGTCACGATGGTGGCCAAAAGTAAACATGCCATTATGCTTCAATCCACGGATGGGATTGATATACTCATCCACGTCGGATTAAATACGGTCTCGCTCAAAGGGAAGTTCTTTGATGTCAAAGTTGAAGTGGGACAAGCAGTCCGCTTGGGCGAGCCGCTTGTTGAATTCGATCTGGAGAGCATCAAAGCGGCGGGACTGGATATTGTTTCACCCGTCATTGTAACGAATACACCGGATTATTTGGATGTTGTGCCAGTACATGTGAAGGGGGTGATTTCAATGAATGAATTGCTTCTTCTCACCGTTCGCTAAACGTTTTTCATTTTTATCATATGAAGTGATTCCAACTTTAAACACAAACTACAATATAAAAGGAGCACAACCATCATGACAAAACAAGACATTAAAAAAGTATTCCCAGCAGACTTTTTGTGGGGAGGCGCTACAGCAGCCAATCAGTTGGAGGGAGCTTTTGATGCTGACGGGAAAGGGCTATCGACTTCGGACATGGCTCCATTCGTACCCAAGGAACTTCGTAATGGCAAGGATTTTACCTTTGACGTCAATTCCGTAGAGCTTGAAGAGTTCCTGGGAGGAAACACCGATGTGTATTTCCCGAAACGCAACGGAGTAGATTTCTATCATCGTTATAAAGAAGACATTGCCTTGTTCGCTGAGATGGGATTCAAAGTATTACGGATCTCTATGGCATGGACACGCATTTTCCCTACAGGGGAAGAAGAGGTGCCTAATGAAGCGGGTCTGGCATTCTATGACAATGTGCTGGATGAGCTCTTGAAACACAACATCGAACCGCTTGTGACCATCTCCCACTACGAAATGCCTATACATTTAACTCAGAAGTACAATGGTTGGGAGGACCGCAGACTCATTGATCTGTATCTGAAATTCGCCAACACCCTGTTTGACCGTTATAAAGACAAAGTTAAGTACTGGATTACGTTTAATGAAATGAACATGATCCTTACTAGCCTGTATACGGGTGGCGGTATCCTTGAGGATAAAATCAAAGGCAGCAAAGAGCAGGTTGCCTATCAAGCGACTCATCACCAGTTTGTAGCAAGCGCATTGGCTGTAAAAAGTGGTAAAGAGAAGATGCCAAACGCCCAAATCGGCTGTATGATTTGCCGTCTGGAAACGTACGCTGCATCAAGTAAACCAGAGGATGTTCTGCAAACGCTGAAGGAAGATCAGATGAATTTGTTCTATCCAGAGGTTCAGGCACGGGGCGAATACCCATCCTACATGAATAGATATTTTGAGGAGAACGGGATTGAACTGGTGAAGGAACCTGAGGATGATGCGATTATTAAAGATAACACGGTCGATTTCATTGCATTCAGTTATTACATGACCTATATCGGAAAATACGACCCGAACGACAACAGCAACTCTGGCATGCTGGTTAGTCAAGTGAAAAACCCTTACTTGGAAGTTACCGAATGGGGTTGGCCAATTGATCCAATCGGTCTTCGTGTTGCGCTGAACCGTTTGTACGACCGTTATCGGATGCCTCTATTCATTGTTGAGAACGGCCTTGGGGCTACTGACAAACTGGAAGAAGACGGCTCCATTCATGACACCTATCGGATTAAATATCTGCGTCGGCACATTGAGCAAATGAAGGAAGCAGTAGCGGATGGTGTGGATTTGATGGGCTTCACAAGCTGGGGACCTATCGACATAATTAGCTGTTCCACATCCGAAATGGGTAAACGTTATGGCTTCATTTACGTAGACCAGGACAATGCAGGTCAAGGAACACTGCAAAGATATCGCAAGGATTCATTTGCTTGGTATAAACAGGTTATAGAGAGTAATGGGGAATCCTTATAAATGAAAAATCCGATTCCGGTATGCCGGAAACGGATGTCAAAAAAGAAGTCAATAAAATGTTCAGCCAAGCAAGAACATCTTAGTATAACGTTTTTCAAAAAGTAAGAAATAAAATCCACTAGGGGATAGTTAGCCAATGGGCACTGCTCCCTTTCATGTCGCTAGACAACAACATTATTCCATTCAAGTCGCTATTATAGCGGCTTTTTTGTTTTAAGGTACCAAGTCTTGTCCCACGCTAAGGACAGAACATTGTGAATATAAGACTTCGCTTGAATAACGATTTTTTTATCAGGAACTAGGTTGTTTTAGATCGAAAGCAAGCACCTGTTCATTGTTGAAACGGTTAAGAATGCTAAGAAGCTTTATCTGTTTCATTAAGCTTAAGGCAGGATAGCTCAACAACAGGATAGATTGGGGCATTACCGCTTCAAGAAAGAATTTTCGTTGCTCTGGTTAGTTGAACAGTTTTAATCCTTCATAATCTAATCGTCATGTTCATTCTGATTTGGTTGAATGATTCTAACTCCGTCGAAGATTGAATCTTTTTTAAACTGAATTAAGTGATGTAAGTAGGATATCCCACATATTTGGGATTCGATGACCTTATCTAGATAAGTCCTGATATTCTCAGCCACATTCAAAATCCCCTGAAGATCCGTATGTTCGGCCGCGACGATGGCTTGCCTAAAATGTACGGTATCTTCTGAATATACGGAGCTTTGTAGCGTTTGAATCAACCTGATTTTCAGTAAATGTGATCCATTAAATTGACGATAACGGTTGTCAGGGTCACGATCTGCCCTTACATATCCCATTTGCTCCCAATAGCGGATTGCTGATTTGGGAGCCTGCGTTAATTTGGATGCTTCGTTGATGTTGAACGCTTTCTCGGCATAAGCAGACTTATTCTCATTAGCGTATATCCGAATATCCTGAATTAACTTATCTAATTTCTCTTTTTCCTCAAACAAAACAACTTCTTTTCCCCTAATGATCCACATTGCATCATTTGGTTTGCCCCGATGGAGACAACGAAGCACCTCGGCCGTCACTTCCATTCCGAATGCTGGTGCCATGGCTTGGATACACGAAAGATAGGCTTCGTGCTGGTCTGTATAAATACGGTATCCATTTGAAGATCTTTCAGCTGGAGGTATTAGGCCTATTGCTTCGTAATTCCTAATCGTACTAGCGCTAATCTTGAATTTCGCCGCCATCTGTTTTGGGCGCATCGTCACTCGTCATCTCTCCTCGATACAATGGATCAACATTAAATTTACTTATAAGGTTTTTCTATAATAATAGTTGATATTCCTTCTCTTTTGATGCTAAACCTTCCAATTGGCTTGAAAGTTATACAATGGAATTGAAATGAAGAAAAGGAGGCGTTTGCTTGTGGAAAATAGATTCCAGATTTTTCGGCAAGACATGACAATCGAAGAAATAAGTGAGGTAGCCAACAGTTATATCCAGTCCGAGTGGAGGGCTGTGTACGAATCCATGCATGAACAATTGACGTCTGCTTTTGTTGAAATCGAAGATGCAGCCTATGGTCTTTATTTAGATCAACTTTTGCCATTCATATTCGAGCATCTGGAAGGTACTGGTTTCAGGACTATGGAAAAGCTTGAAGAGAATGATTTCGTTATCGCCAAGCGCTTGATTTTCCGGAACTCCATTGAACAATGGGGTACAGAAGACAAGAGATCGAGAATATTTTGGAACGTGATCTATGACAATCATGGAAGCCCTATCGGCACCCTACTTACGGAAATTCCCCACTCACATCTGAAATTCGACATCCCTTCGGCACCGGTCATTTACTCGCTGCGGGAGAATATCAAGGAGCTG contains these protein-coding regions:
- a CDS encoding MerR family DNA-binding transcriptional regulator, translating into MRPKQMAAKFKISASTIRNYEAIGLIPPAERSSNGYRIYTDQHEAYLSCIQAMAPAFGMEVTAEVLRCLHRGKPNDAMWIIRGKEVVLFEEKEKLDKLIQDIRIYANENKSAYAEKAFNINEASKLTQAPKSAIRYWEQMGYVRADRDPDNRYRQFNGSHLLKIRLIQTLQSSVYSEDTVHFRQAIVAAEHTDLQGILNVAENIRTYLDKVIESQICGISYLHHLIQFKKDSIFDGVRIIQPNQNEHDD
- a CDS encoding DUF6022 family protein, which produces MENRFQIFRQDMTIEEISEVANSYIQSEWRAVYESMHEQLTSAFVEIEDAAYGLYLDQLLPFIFEHLEGTGFRTMEKLEENDFVIAKRLIFRNSIEQWGTEDKRSRIFWNVIYDNHGSPIGTLLTEIPHSHLKFDIPSAPVIYSLRENIKELIVKGIRRIKESDGV
- a CDS encoding glycoside hydrolase family 1 protein, with amino-acid sequence MTKQDIKKVFPADFLWGGATAANQLEGAFDADGKGLSTSDMAPFVPKELRNGKDFTFDVNSVELEEFLGGNTDVYFPKRNGVDFYHRYKEDIALFAEMGFKVLRISMAWTRIFPTGEEEVPNEAGLAFYDNVLDELLKHNIEPLVTISHYEMPIHLTQKYNGWEDRRLIDLYLKFANTLFDRYKDKVKYWITFNEMNMILTSLYTGGGILEDKIKGSKEQVAYQATHHQFVASALAVKSGKEKMPNAQIGCMICRLETYAASSKPEDVLQTLKEDQMNLFYPEVQARGEYPSYMNRYFEENGIELVKEPEDDAIIKDNTVDFIAFSYYMTYIGKYDPNDNSNSGMLVSQVKNPYLEVTEWGWPIDPIGLRVALNRLYDRYRMPLFIVENGLGATDKLEEDGSIHDTYRIKYLRRHIEQMKEAVADGVDLMGFTSWGPIDIISCSTSEMGKRYGFIYVDQDNAGQGTLQRYRKDSFAWYKQVIESNGESL
- a CDS encoding beta-glucoside-specific PTS transporter subunit IIABC: MNHRELSKEIIQLTGGEENITQAWHCITRLRFNVKDEKKVQLEQIKKLDGVLGAQFQNDQFQVVIGNRVAAVYEELEGQLKQGTSTEHDKQPPRSRGINAVLDTISGIFTPILPAIVGTGMLKGILALLVSLGLLHETSGEYQILSSIGNAAFYFLPFLLAVSSARKFKVNEYIALTLAGTMMYPTILDAFNANHLEPIRFFSLPVSIVNYTQSVIPIILGVWLLSYVYRWVDKIIPGPVKVIFTSMIVLVITVPVLLIAIGPLGTYIGNYLEIGISWLFAHSGPLTGIILGGLMPLIVMTGMHYAFFPGTLQNLSKLGYDVLLLPINLVTNMSQAGAVMAVFLKTKNPNMKSIALSSGISALLGITEPALYGVTLKLKKPFYASIVGGAVGGGFITAVGLKCFGFAVPGLLSLPLYIDPKGGMSNFWYALIGVAMSFIVSFILTLMLKWDDSEPQPLPASDFPPMEVKPETLPKENGLPVTVHSIEEKKGEIQSPLTGELVPLSELPDKTFADELTGKGIAIRPTEGKVTAPFDGTVTMVAKSKHAIMLQSTDGIDILIHVGLNTVSLKGKFFDVKVEVGQAVRLGEPLVEFDLESIKAAGLDIVSPVIVTNTPDYLDVVPVHVKGVISMNELLLLTVR